The genomic region AGGGCCAGCGAGCCCACGGCCGCCGCGCGCACCGCCGGATCCGGATCGACCCGCGCCGCCTCGGCGAGCGCGCGGAGCACGTCCGCGTCATCGCGGGGAGACAACGCCCTCGCCGCCGCGCGCCGCACCTCGGCGCTGGGCGCCCGGAGGTGCTCGAGCAGGAGATCGCGATCGAGCGCCGGATCCATCCCCAGGATCGCGGCCGCGAGCACCGCCGGGTCCTCGTGGTCGGCGAGCGCGCGGAGCGACAGGCGCGCGCTCTCACTCCCACGCCGGGCCAGCACCTCGAGCGCGGCGAGCCGCGAAGGCCCCACGCCCTCGGCCTCGGCGAGCCGGATCAACCCCGGCTCCCCCGCGGTCCCGGCCAGCGAGAGCTGCAAGATCGCCGCGCGTCGTCGCTCGCCGTCGTCGCTCCGCGCCTCGCGCTCCAGGAGCAAGCCGGCGACCCGTCCGAGCACGTCGGCGTCCGCGCCTTCGCTCCGGCGGTAGTCCTCGTAGGCGGCGATCGCGCCGTCCAGATCGTCCGCCTCCACCGCGGTGGCCACCCTCCCCCGTGGCCCGCCTCCGCAGGCGGTGAACAGGAGGATCGCCATGGCCGTTCGCGCGCACTTCATGCGCGGCGAGCTTCGCACGTGTGGTAACGCTTTGCCCATGAGCCAGCGGCTCGTGGTCTTCCTCAGCTCGACCGTCGAGGATCTCGACGGCGTGCGGCGAGACGTGCGCGCGGCGCTCGAGGCGCGCGGCATCGAGGTGCGCACCAGCGAGGATCCCGACTTCCCCGTCGAGCCCGGCGTGACCTCGCACGACGCGTGTCTCCGGGCGGTCCGCGAGGCGCACGTCTTCGTCCTGCTGGTCGCCTCCCGCTTCGGCGGCGAGTACCAGCGACAGAACAAGTCGATCACGTGGCGCGAGTGGGAGGAGGCGATGGACGCCGGCCTGCTCCCGATCGTGCTCGTGCAGCAGGAGACGAACGCGCTCGCGAAGCAGATCTTCAAGGCGCGGCGCGAGCTCGTCGCGCGCCACCCCGACGAGCAGGTGGTCGAGATCGACGCGCGCCTCCGCGAGGTGCCCGAGTTCTCCGATCGCAAGCCCGACCGCCACAACCTCCCGGGCGTGCAGCGCTTCATCGACGCGCTCCGCAAGGGTCACGTCGACAACTGGATGCACGGCGACTGGGACGGCGGCGCGCCCGCGGCGATCGCGCGGGTCGACGCGCGCCTGCACGCAGCCCTCGCCGTGGCCCGCAGCCGGGTTCGCCCCGCGCGCGAGGCGGCCGAGCGGGAGCGCCTGCGCACCGACGCCATCCACCAGATCTCGTCGGTGGCCGCCCACCTCTCGATCCAGATCCGCGGCGGCTCACGGACGCGCGCCGACG from Sandaracinaceae bacterium harbors:
- a CDS encoding DUF4062 domain-containing protein is translated as MSQRLVVFLSSTVEDLDGVRRDVRAALEARGIEVRTSEDPDFPVEPGVTSHDACLRAVREAHVFVLLVASRFGGEYQRQNKSITWREWEEAMDAGLLPIVLVQQETNALAKQIFKARRELVARHPDEQVVEIDARLREVPEFSDRKPDRHNLPGVQRFIDALRKGHVDNWMHGDWDGGAPAAIARVDARLHAALAVARSRVRPAREAAERERLRTDAIHQISSVAAHLSIQIRGGSRTRADAVDLLLRLWKGHRGALLGYTERDRHNFVVYLLEGDRLRPVHREAHPAIPVHGRSWKVGQGHVGKCVAENQLLVSGDIRHTQAWVPSEARPTDVQHYVSAVSVPFSYRTPTDEPEGALIVTSSRLDHFRSPDQVEVLTIGTLVNILTMTLNVGA